In the genome of Bremerella sp. P1, the window TGAAAGGCATCCGGAATACAGGTATACGGTTCGATGCAAAAAGCTTCGCGATGGCCTGGGTTGTACAGCACAACCGACTCGAACTGATCGTCGAACTTCTGCTCGATGGTTCGGCCTGAGCCGGGGTCGTGAATGGAAGTGCTGCAGATACCATCCTCGCACTCGAGTCCGCCGAATCCGTTGTCGAACTGAGTATTCTTAAACAGCATTGGATCAAACGGATCGGAGTCGCGATTGAACTGGTTGCCGCTGGCCAGTTGGTCTTTGAACTCCCATGAGAAAGTGAACGGAACAACGATCTCGCAATCGTCGGCGGAATCTCCCCCGATCGGTACGTGGAAGTAAGGATGGGTGCCGAGCCCAAACGGAAGAGGCTTGGTGCCTGGGTTCTCGACACGATAGGTACCTGAGAGTGTCGCCCCAGAGATTTCGTAGGTTGCCTGAATCTTAAAATCAGCCGGCCATTGTTCCAGAAGCGCGGCATCGTCCCTAGAAGCTTGGAACTCGGCGGTAACCTTCGTGTCGGTCTTCTCGATCACGCGCCAGGCACGATTAAAAACGAATCCGTGAATCGCGTTTCCTCGTCCGTCCCCCTCGGGAACCGTGAACTCGCGGTCCTCCCAAATGAGCTTGGTTCCTTTTAAGCGTCCCGGGAAGGGAAAGAGGATGGGAATGCCGCTGCTCGAAGGGCGCGCCGTTCCCTCGACGAAATCTTTAGTGGACCAAAGGACGTCGACCTCTTGTTCGTCCACCTTGGCGACAAACTGAAAACAATTGAATCCAAACCCTGGGATAATCTTCGCGAACGAGCCGGTGGCCGGATCGCGAATCTCGATGACTTCCAAACTCATGGAAAAGACTTCTTCGTTAGGTGACTCAATTTTGCTTTGGGAACGATGATGACCGCCAGACAGGCAAGGCTGCGTTTCTCAGCGGCTTAACAACATGGTCGCGGTCATCAATACAATCGTTCCTCCTAGTGTCATGAGGGCCATGTTCGCTTTGCGCCGGCTGCGATCGAAAAAGGCGAGACCCGCGAGATGGTGCATCAGCCAGAAAGCCAGACCGACGCTCAGAGCAAACATGGCAGTACACAAGGTATCACCGCCCATCAGACGCGATTGCTGAGCGGAATTCAAGGTGGTTGTTAACACAAATCCTACCGGAATCTGCAGAAGTGTCGCGACTAGCGCGATCGTAAACGCGATACCAGCGGTCGATTCCCGTTCTTCTTCGGTAAGTTTTCTCAGGCAAGCCAGCCCTGTAATCAGACCACTAACAGCGAAAGAAGCCAACCAGAAATGAAGCGTAAACCAGATGACTTCTCCATTGAGAAGGAGCGATCGAAACTCGCCGGAATCGATCTGCGAATCGGCTTCGACTTCTCCTCGGGCAATCAGTCCGAGGATGGTGAAGAGTGTCGGGAAGTGATACAGCAGGTTGGTCGCCGCCAGAACTGCGAGGAAACGCGAGAGGAGACGTTGCCAGAGACGGGGACGTTTTCCGAATCGCCACCAAGCCAGATAAGCAATCATACAGACGAGAGAGAAACCGATTTCCCAGAATCCGAAGGTGATCTTCGACTCCCAGACGCTGTTGACGGCCTCGAAGTAAACTTCGTTCCCCTCGGACCAAATCAGAAAGCCTTGGATCAGTCCCACGAAGATCCCAAGAAACAGGGCCAGGACCGACCACCACCCCAACGTGCGTCCCAACGCGTCGATGCGTTCGCTTTCCAAACGCCGGGATCTTGCGTCGAGCCAGATTGCCAAAATAGGCCCCACCGAGGCAACGTTCATCAGAATGAGATGAATCGACAGGGCGATTATCCGCAAGTAAATCAACGAGAACTCCTGATCCAATCAGCCATTTCGAATGATCGTTACCCTCTATTGTTGACTAAGCCGCAACAAGAAAGCATTGGAAGTTGGTTGTACTTCATGTTTTCCGGCGTGAAAACTGCATCCCAGAGGGGAGTCGTGCCGGTAAATAGCCCGCTGCGGAGCAATCCGGCAGCATCACCGGTAAAATATGTTGATTTAATCGGCTATTCAGGCCCTTGCCCGCCATTCGGGTGTCATGTTGACGAAGTGAAAGTCCGATTGTTAAATTGTGCGATTCCCGGGCGATTAGCTCAGTTGGCTAGAGCGCTTGCCTTACAAGCAAGATGTCGGGGGTTCGAGCCCCTCATCGCCCACTTTTTGCACCCGTAACTCGCTTTGAGTTATGGGTCTTTCTATGCGCTGTTTGTGTGAATAAGGACATTCGGACATGGACGAACGCGAAGAATTGTTGGCAGCTGCTTGTGAAGAAAACTCCATCTCGATGGAGGATCTTACTGAGCAATATGGTCCCGAAAGCTTTGGAAATCACGAAGCCGTCGACCGTATCTACGTGACGGAAGCTACCTGGAGCGAGCATATCGCCAGTCACCCGGCAATTCTGCTGGATGCCGAGGCATATGAGATGGCTGTCAAAGTCAGCGAATTGATGGCCGAGCTCTACAATCGCATGTCGGCAAAAGACTAGCCGACCTTTTTCTAACACTGAGAGCCACAGCATCCAAACGAGCGGTGCTGTGGCTATTTTTATTCATCATCCGTGTTGTACTGATGCCGCGTCTGAGCAATTTCTTTACCGGCATGAAGCTGGGCAAGAGCATGCTGCAACATCGCCGGCAAGCTGGACTCTGGCAGATCGTCGGTCGAGAAGATCTGGGCTTTGCAGTTGGGCAGGTTCTCCAGGTCTCCACCAAATTCGTCCGCGTCGACAAAGAGCATAACGCCAGTCTGCCGGCGGACGAGCATTTCTTCCATGAACTCGATGGGAGTTAGCTCGGCCAACATAGCCTCAAGCTTGTTGTTTGCCGCTTTGATGCGCTGGGCTCGGTTTTTCTTTGCCCATTCGATCAATTCCGAGAGTTCGCGTGCGGAAATATCTTCCTTGAACTTGATGCCGAGCTTTTTCCCCTCCCTTTTCTGTGCTTCCGAGGCAACGGGAGAGTTTCGCAGGATTACGGTCGAGTCGCCACGTTCCTTGTCACTCGACTTCTTTTTCCGATCAGAATTGGCCGCAGCGTCCAAAGTGGGGACACGAATGGCGTGTTGGCAGCCAGGGCACGAGATCTTCTTGCCGGCATACTTAGGCTTGGCTTTGATCGTGTTTTTACAGTGTTTGCACTTAAAGCGAATCAGGTCGTCCGGCATCGTTTACCCCCGGCACTCCCGGTTAAAGTCACGCGTTCCCTGGGAAAGGCCCCGTTTTTCTCCGCCACCTTGCAGCACCTGAGTTTAGATAGAGCCATCAGTCGAACGTATCGTTTTAGGGTGATGTTCGGCTGAAAACAGCGAATTTGGCGAAGGATTACTGTTTCTTCACACTTGCTTCGATTTCCCCTCACGCAGTTGCCCCTCCTGCATCGCCAGGGCTTCGCCTGTTATCTTAATTTTGTGGCGTTTTGCCCCCGGCAAGCGAGATCCTTCTTGTGGAAGGAGGATCCCGCTGGAAAGCGTAATCGGCAGGAAAACGATAGGTTGTGAAGATGGCGATGACCCCAATGATGCAGCAGTACCACGAAGCAAAGAATGCTTGTGGTGACGCGATCTTGCTGTTCCGCATGGGTGACTTCTACGAATTGTTCAACGATGACGCAGTCACCGCTTCTAAAATTCTGGGCATGACCCTGACCAGCCGAGACAAAGGGGAAAACGCTACCCCGATGGCTGGCTTCCCGCATCATCAACTCGACTCGTACCTCGCCAAGCTGATCCAGCAAGGGTACCGCGTCGGTATTTGCGATCAGGTGGAAGACCCCAAGCAGGCCAAGGGGATCGTTAAACGCGAAATCACACGTATCCTTTCCCCTGGCACGCTTACCGACGACTCGCTATTGAGCCCCAAGGAAAGCAATTTCCTGGCCGCCGTTTTATGCGAAGGGGAAAACGCTGGCATTAGTTGGATCGAACTATCGACTGGACGGTTTCTGGCGGGAGTTTTTTCGGCCGCTCGGCTCGCTGACGAACTGGCGCGGATTGCCCCTTCGGAGTGTTTACTTTCCGAAGGGACCGACGCACTGCCGAAGCACATGAACGGGCAGTTCCTGCAGACGCAGCGTCCGGCCTGGGCGTTTGGCGGGAAGTCGGCTGACGAGAAACTGTCGAAGCACTTCGAGATCAAGAGCCTGGATGGGTTCGGCTTTGAAGATGGTGACCGCCTGGCGGTTCGAGCGGCCGGCGCGATCCTCGATTACCTGCAAGAGACTCAGCGTGGCTCGCTGGAGCATGTGCAGACACTGGTTCCTTACCGTCAGACCAACTCGGTCGAGATCGATGAAGCAACGCGACGCTCGTTGGAGCTTACGCGCACGATCCGCGATCAACGGCGGGATGGAACACTGATCTCCATTCTCGATCGCTGCCGCACACCGATGGGCAGCCGCTTGATGGCGGATTGGCTCGGTAGCCCCTTGGCTTCCGTTCAGCCCATTTGTGATCGGCATGATGCGGTGGAAGAACTCAAGAACGATCTGTCACTGTCCGAATCGCTCGGCGATGCCCTCGCGGGCGTCTACGACTTGCAGCGGCTGCTGACACGAGTCACCACCGGCCGGGCAAGTCCTCGTGATCTCAGCTTCGTCGGACGCACCCTGGCTAAGCTTCCACGGATCAAAGCGAAAGTCACTTCGCGAAAAAGTAAGCTGCTGGGCGAGATTGAACACCAGATTGATCTGTGTCCCGAGGTGCATGACACGTTGACTGCGGCCTTGATTGACGATTGCCCCCTGACGACGGCCGATGGCGGGTTCATTCAAGATGGTTACAACGCCAAGCTGGACGAACTGCGAGGGCTTGCCGCCGGCGGCAAGCAGTGGATTGCCAATTACCAGGCCGAGGAAAGCAAGAAGTCTGGTATTCCCAACATGAAGGTGGGCTTCAACAAAGTCTTTGGTTATTACATCGAGATCACGAACACCCACAAAGAAAAGGTTCCCACCTATTTCCATCGTAAGCAGACCCTTAAGAACGCCGAGCGATATATCACGCCGGAACTTAAAGAGTACGAAGAGAAAGTTCTGTCAGCCGACGAAAAAGCGAAAACGCTCGAATACGACCTGTTCGCGGAACTTCGAGAACTGGTCCAACAAGCAGCCGACCGACTACGCAGTACGGCGACCGCTCTGGCCAACCTCGATGCGTTGGTGTCGCTGGGCAACCTGGCACGCGATCGCAATTACTGCCGTCCCAAAATGGATGATGGCAAAGAGCTAGCCATTGTTGATGGACGGCACCCGGTGCTCGACGTGACCGAAGAAGCGGGCACGTTCATCCCCAACGATACGATGCTGGGCGGAGAAGAGGTGGATGATATCGCCATTATCACCGGTCCCAACATGGCAGGTAAAAGTACCTACATTCGCCAGGTCGGGCTGATTGCGATCATGGCTCAGATGGGAAGCTTTGTCCCGGCCAAGGAAGCCCGGGTCGGCATCGTCGATCGTGTATTCGCCCGCGTCGGTGCGAGCGATGAATTATCGCGGGGGCAAAGTACGTTCATGGTCGAGATGACCGAGACGGCTCGGATTCTCAACACGGCAACCGAGCGCAGTCTGGTAATCCTGGATGAAATCGGTCGAGGAACCAGCACCTACGACGGCGTTTCGTTGGCTTGGTCGATTGTCGAATACATTCACGATCGGATCGGCTGCCGAACCTTGTTTGCGACGCACTACCACGAACTGGCCGACTTGTCTCAGTCGCTTGATCGAGTGACCAACCTGAACGTTGCAGTGAAAGAGTGGGACGATAAGATCATCTTCCTGCACAAGATC includes:
- a CDS encoding aldose 1-epimerase — protein: MSLEVIEIRDPATGSFAKIIPGFGFNCFQFVAKVDEQEVDVLWSTKDFVEGTARPSSSGIPILFPFPGRLKGTKLIWEDREFTVPEGDGRGNAIHGFVFNRAWRVIEKTDTKVTAEFQASRDDAALLEQWPADFKIQATYEISGATLSGTYRVENPGTKPLPFGLGTHPYFHVPIGGDSADDCEIVVPFTFSWEFKDQLASGNQFNRDSDPFDPMLFKNTQFDNGFGGLECEDGICSTSIHDPGSGRTIEQKFDDQFESVVLYNPGHREAFCIEPYTCIPDAFQLRRQGYDGGLRVLAGGDAFETTVRIRVK
- the mutS gene encoding DNA mismatch repair protein MutS; this translates as MTPMMQQYHEAKNACGDAILLFRMGDFYELFNDDAVTASKILGMTLTSRDKGENATPMAGFPHHQLDSYLAKLIQQGYRVGICDQVEDPKQAKGIVKREITRILSPGTLTDDSLLSPKESNFLAAVLCEGENAGISWIELSTGRFLAGVFSAARLADELARIAPSECLLSEGTDALPKHMNGQFLQTQRPAWAFGGKSADEKLSKHFEIKSLDGFGFEDGDRLAVRAAGAILDYLQETQRGSLEHVQTLVPYRQTNSVEIDEATRRSLELTRTIRDQRRDGTLISILDRCRTPMGSRLMADWLGSPLASVQPICDRHDAVEELKNDLSLSESLGDALAGVYDLQRLLTRVTTGRASPRDLSFVGRTLAKLPRIKAKVTSRKSKLLGEIEHQIDLCPEVHDTLTAALIDDCPLTTADGGFIQDGYNAKLDELRGLAAGGKQWIANYQAEESKKSGIPNMKVGFNKVFGYYIEITNTHKEKVPTYFHRKQTLKNAERYITPELKEYEEKVLSADEKAKTLEYDLFAELRELVQQAADRLRSTATALANLDALVSLGNLARDRNYCRPKMDDGKELAIVDGRHPVLDVTEEAGTFIPNDTMLGGEEVDDIAIITGPNMAGKSTYIRQVGLIAIMAQMGSFVPAKEARVGIVDRVFARVGASDELSRGQSTFMVEMTETARILNTATERSLVILDEIGRGTSTYDGVSLAWSIVEYIHDRIGCRTLFATHYHELADLSQSLDRVTNLNVAVKEWDDKIIFLHKIVAGAADKSYGIYVARLAGIPNDVNERAKQILTQLEQEHLDPDGQSKIRPKRDRHPKTDLQLTLFGPSEHPVVDEIRQADLSGMTPLDAFQKLIQWQSELKKPMN